The Bactrocera dorsalis isolate Fly_Bdor unplaced genomic scaffold, ASM2337382v1 BdCtg092, whole genome shotgun sequence genome includes a region encoding these proteins:
- the LOC105225836 gene encoding putative inactive tyrosine-protein kinase Wsck, producing the protein MPAKTFEALQRTVHTQRQKNTYNNGHRPAKAWSHTWRSSYGSDGSSNTNSNTNSSTHLFTQRSGRMLQSLLLYFTVLLTLANAQNTEQLQIVPIAGESTFFYVGCYTARTDLLQESIYSKTPRTCVEICEHQNFSYAILSAERCFCINNVIAKDRQDDKLCNTRCLADKSQYCGGVGVHSYYSTIWATKTAPRNLHVDNVTEYTITVAWDSHLSPSKVFVAGVEAAAMNPVQEITNFRIRTHVLRTYSTLPFFPQPEFIVQDMETSFEITDLHPATEYNITVEAMCAQVVCGNASLHATTEVGMPSPTPSQPRVIRTTDSTMTIEIPPMRNDNGPLSKVLVIVERVDASLSQPFDTELLGGWQKAQDDGLPYYITAQLDYNGPDDNRTRQFIVGDGRRYGPYLNVPLNTTGADIHISLGLVSTLNGVTKTLYTRGSHDQHAITLDNFQYATFDSGRASIIALTVTCIVFAICLILSVFTYFYLRYKTCQARGGLNRNAHEMTMQQPIIERENNGFVVEDELLPAENFRQQLDVLISALDPSKRLPRNALRMNVNDIFADGRYGEVITGKFISAALPEASADCQLHVLALDDLQGKEQAHLLRDFRNLSKLQRHEHLLDFYGISSSTDWFYLVFEHQTVSLKRRLIESRRVPNTAPMQRITALSEELVLQWIYEIASALEYLSSCKVVHKQLCSHNIFVTADAKLKVSVFGPIPYVQNERKIDITRWLAPEALRYQHFSVKSDVWSFACVAWECCTLGGTLYANITNTQQLLDAIKSGSRPAQPSFVFQDLYQLLLNCWQLEPSERINFEEIAYNVRQLMTSPRHALCFDRVPELPGDNVLDTLPYYMPMLEMLN; encoded by the exons ATGCCAGCAAAGACTTTTGAAGCACTTCAACGAACGGTGCACACACAACGGCAAAAGAATACCTACAATAACGGCCACCGCCCAGCTAAAGCGTGGAGTCACACCTGGCGAAGTAGCTATGGCAGCGACGGTAGCAGCAACACCAACAGTAATACTAACAGTTCAACACACTTGTTTACACAACGTTCTGGCCGCATGTTGCAATCGCTATTGTTATATTTCACCGTACTCCTAACTTTAGCAAACGCTCAAAACACCGAACAATTGCAGATCGTGCCTATCGCAGGTGAGTCAACGTTTTTCTACGTCGGTTGCTACACTGCGCGCACAGATCTCCTGCAGGAGTCCATTTACTCGAAGACGCCACGGACTTGTGTGGAAATATGTGAGCATCAAAACTTCAGCTACGCTATTTTATCCGCGGAACGTTGTTTCTGTATCAACAATGTCATCGCGAAGGATCGTCAAGATGATAAACTGTGCAATACACGTTGCTTAGCTGACAAATCACAGTATTGTGGTGGCGTTGGTGTACACAGCTACTATTCAACTATATGGGCCACAAAAACGGCACCGCGCAATCTCCACGTGGACAACGTTACCGAATACACCATAACAGTAGCTTGGGACTCGCACTTGTCTCCTAGCAAAGTTTTTGTGGCTGGCGTTGAGGCCGCCGCAATGAACCCAGTGCAAGAGATTACGAATTTTCGCATACGTACACATGTACTGCGCACGTACTCAACACTGCCTTTTTTCCCGCAGCCTGAATTTATAGTGCAGGACATGGAGACAAGCTTCGAAATCACTGACCTACATCCGGCCACCGAGTACAATATCACAGTCGAGGCAATGTGCGCACAGGTGGTATGTGGCAATGCCTCACTACACGCTACTACCGAAGTGGGTATGCCTAGTCCCACGCCGTCGCAACCACGTGTGATCCGCACAACAGATTCCACTATGACCATAGAAATACCGCCGATGCGTAATGATAATGGACCGCTGTCCAAAGTGCTGGTAATTGTGGAACGTGTAGATGCTTCGTTGAGTCAACCTTTCGACACCGAACTACTGGGTGGTTGGCAAAAGGCCCAAGATGATGGACTGCCGTATTACATAACTGCACAACTGGATTACAATGGACCGGATGATAATCGAACAAGACAATTTATTGTGGGCGATGGCAGGCGTTATGGGCCTTATTTGAATGTGCCATTGAATACGACTGGCGCTGATATACACATCAGCTTGGGTTTG GTTAGCACATTGAATGGTGTAACAAAGACCCTGTATACACGTGGTTCACACGATCAACACGCAATTACATTGGATAATTTTCAATACGCCACCTTCGATTCGGGCCGCGCTTCCATTATTGCTTTGACCGTGACTTGTATCGTATTTGCCATTTGTTTGATACTCAGCGTGTTTACGTATTTCTATTTGCGCTACAAGACCTGCCAGGCGCGCGGAGGTTTGAATCGCAATGCTCATGAGATGACCATGCAACAGCCGATTATCGAGCGCGAGAACAATGGGTTCGTTGTGGAGGATGAGTTGCTGCCCGCTGAGAATTTCCGCCAGCAGCTTGATGTGCTCATCTCGGCTTTGGACCCCAGCAAACGGTTGCCTCGCAATGCATTGCGCATGAATGTTAATGACATATTTGCGGATGGACGCTATGGTGAGGTAATTACTGGCAAATTTATCTCTGCCGCATTGCCGGAAGCTAGCGCCGACTGTCAACTGCATGTGCTCGCTTTGGACGATTTGCAGGGTAAAGAGCAAGCACACCTGCTACGTGACTTCCGCAATCTTTCAAAGTTGCAACGACACGAGCATTTACTTGACTTCTATGGCATCTCGTCTAGCACCGATTGGTTTTATTTGGTCTTTGAGCATCAAACTGTGAGTTTGAAACGTCGTCTTATCGAGAGTAGGCGCGTGCCTAACACGGCGCCCATGCAACGTATTACTGCACTCTCCGAGGAGTTGGTACTACAGTGGATCTATGAGATAGCCAGCGCGCTCGAATACCTTAGCAGCTGCAAAGTGGTGCACAAACAATTGTGTTCACATAATATTTTCGTCACAGCGGATGCCAAATTAAAGGTGTCGGTATTCGGTCCGATTCCGTATGTGCAAAACGAAAGGAAAATCGACATAACTCGCTGGTTGGCACCGGAAGCGTTACGTTATCAACATTTCTCCGTCAAATCGGACGTGTGGTCGTTCGCCTGTGTCGCTTGGGAGTGCTGTACGCTTGGCGGCACATTATATGCCAATATCACAAACACACAACAACTACTTGACGCAATTAAGAGTGGTTCACGACCTGCCCAACCGTCATTCGTCTTTCAGGATCTGTACCAACTGTTGCTCAACTGCTGGCAGCTAGAGCCAAGTGAACGTATCAATTTCGAGGAGATCGCGTATAATGTGCGTCAGTTGATGACATCACCGCGACACGCGTTATGCTTTGATCGAGTGCCGGAACTGCCCGGCGATAATGTGCTCGACACGCTGCCATACTACATGCCAATGCTGGAAATGCTGAACTAG
- the LOC105225837 gene encoding atlastin codes for MPGTAIQIINTSEEHTFVLNEDALSEVLMRDEVKDRFVCVVSVAGAFRKGKSFLLDFFLRYLYSKYVRHDVVTDWIGDENEPLTGFSWRGGSERDTTGILMWSEIFLHDYPNGDKVAIILLDTQGAFDSQSTVRDCATVFALSTMVSSVQIYNLSQNIQEDDLQHLQLFTEYGRLALADTGKKPFQRLQFLVRDWSFPYEAEYGALGGDKILKRRLEVSDKQHPELQSLRRHIAACFMEVACFLMPHPGLSVATNPKFDGRLKDITPEFKQSLRTFVPMLLSPDNLVYKEISGQRVRARDLIQYFQSYMSIYKGNELPEPKSMLVATAEANHLTAVASAKELYNQLMEEVCGGTKPYLSTAHLEAEHFRIKDQALFQFASKRKMGGEEFSEKFRQQLDLDLEDSYVTYKAHNESKNIFKAARTPAVYFASAVICYVLSGIFGLVGLYTFANFCNLVMGVALLTLALWAYIRYSGEMGDFGVKLDEFATFMWENFMKPIYQGCMEKGIQHVATHAAEAAVGGRTASSAMNGKVKKS; via the exons ATGCCTGGAACGGCAATCCAGATTATAAACACATCGGAGGAGCACACTTTTGTGCTCAACGAAGATGCATTGAGTGAAGTGTTAATGCGCGACGAGGTGAAAGATCGCTTCGTATGCGTCGTATCGGTGGCTGGGGCGTTTCGCAAAGGCAAAAGTTTTTTGCTTGACTTTTTCCTGCGCTACCTATACTCCAAG TATGTGCGCCATGATGTGGTAACCGATTGGATTGGTGATGAGAACGAACCGCTGACCGGCTTTTCGTGGCGCGGCGGTTCTGAACGTGATACCACTGGTATCCTAATGTGGTCCGAAATATTCCTGCACGATTACCCGAACGGCGACAAGGTGGCCATCATTTTACTCGACACACAGGGTGCATTCGACAGCCAGAGCACAGTGCGCGATTGTGCTACCGTTTTTGCGCTCAGCACAATGGTTTCATCCGTGCAGATATACAATTTGTCACAAAACATACAGGAAGACGATCTGCAGCATTTGCAATTGTTCACAGAATATGGTCGCTTAGCATTGGCCGATACAGGCAAGAAGCCGTTTCAACGCTTACAGTTTCTGGTGCGCGATTGGAGTTTTCCATACGAGGCCGAGTATGGCGCTCTGGGTGGCGATAAGATACTTAAGCGCCGCCTAGAAGTGTCAGACAAACAGCACCCGGAACTGCAGTCGTTGCGACGACACATTGCAGCCTGTTTCATGGAAGTGGCATGTTTCTTGATGCCACATCCAGGGTTAAGTGTAGCGACCAACCCTAAATTCGACGGACGTCTCAAGGATATCACACCCGAGTTCAAACAGAGTCTACGCACATTTGTACCGATGCTGCTGTCGCCGGACAATTTGGTATATAAGGAAATCAGTGGCCAACGGGTGCGTGCACGCGACCTCATACAGTACTTCCAGTCATACATGAGCATCTACAAGGGCAATGAGTTGCCTGAACCGAAGAGTATGCTTGTC GCCACCGCCGAAGCTAATCATTTGACAGCTGTTGCATCAGCGAAGGAGCTTTACAATCAGCTAATGGAGGAGGTTTGTGGCGGAACCAAACCGTACTTAAGCACGGCACATTTAGAGGCCGAACATTTCCGCATCAAAGATCAGGCTTTATTCCAA TTCGCATCGAAACGAAAAATGGGCGGCGAAGAGTTCTCTGAAAAGTTCCGGCAACAACTGGATTTGGATCTGGAAGACTCCTACGTCACTTACAAAGCGCACAATgagagcaaaaatattttcaaggcaGCACGCACGCCGGCCGTATATTTTGCCTCGGCAGTTATTTGTTACGTACTAAGCGGAATATTTGGCCTCGTCGGGCTCTACACATTTGCCAACTTCTGTAATTTAGTAATGGGTGTTGCCCTATTAACATTGGCGCTGTGGGCGTATATTAG GTACAGCGGGGAAATGGGTGATTTCGGTGTAAAATTGGATGAGTTTGCGACGTTTATGTGGGAAAAC tttATGAAGCCCATATATCAGGGTTGCATGGAGAAGGGCATACAACATGTGGCAACGCATGCTGCCGAAGCGGCGGTCGGTGGACGCACAGCATCGTCGGCAATGAATGGCAAAGTGAAGAAGTCATGA